A window of Chiloscyllium plagiosum isolate BGI_BamShark_2017 unplaced genomic scaffold, ASM401019v2 scaf_6178, whole genome shotgun sequence contains these coding sequences:
- the LOC122547265 gene encoding receptor-type tyrosine-protein phosphatase epsilon-like codes for MMTNTSEDINSQMSTTQNSMELSANLTPQTSKSPADSNHVYIPVYVIVPLAIVTLIAVVLYLRLRKRKKDVVIGGEKKIPNGILEEQGNLSLFVLEF; via the exons ATGATGACAAATACATCTGAAGATATAAATTCACAGATGTCAACAACTCAAAATTCAATGgaattatctgcaaacttgacaCCGCAAACCTCAAAGTCCCCTGCTGACTCGAACC ATGTGTATATTCCTGTATATGTAATTGTGCCACTGGCGATTGTGACTTTAATTGCCGTTGTTCTTTATTTAAG attaaggaaaagaaaaaaggaCGTTGTCATTGGGGGAGAGAAGAAGATTCCGAATGGTATTTTAGAAGAACAAGGTAATTTGAGTTTGTTTGTGCTAGAATTCTGA